In Gymnogyps californianus isolate 813 chromosome 1, ASM1813914v2, whole genome shotgun sequence, the following are encoded in one genomic region:
- the YAF2 gene encoding YY1-associated factor 2 isoform X2 — protein MGDKKSPTRKPRPVSQLVAQQVPQQFVPPTQSKKEKKDKVEKEKSEKETTSKKNSHKKTRPRLKNVDRSSAQHLEVTVGDLTVIITDFKEKTKSPPASSAASADQHSQSGSSSDNTERGMSRSSSPRGEASSLNGESH, from the exons GAAACCTCGACCTGTCTCTCAGCTGGTTGCACAACAGGTTCCTCAGCAATTCGTGCCCCCTACACaatcaaagaaagagaaaaaagacaaagtagaaaaggaaaaaagtgaaaaggaaacaacaagcaaaaagaacagTCATAAGAAAACCAG gCCAAGATTGAAAAATGTGGATCGAAGTAGCGCTCAGCATTTGGAAGTTACCGTTGGAGATCTGACAGTCATAATTACAGACTTTAAGGAGAAAACTAAGTCACCACCTGCTTccagtgctgcttctgcagatCAACACAGTCAGAGTGGTTCTAGCTCTGACAACACAGAGAGGGGAATGTCCAGGTCATCTTCACCCAGAGGAGAAGCGTCATCACTGAATGGGGAATCTCATTAA